The Candidatus Methylomirabilota bacterium genome includes the window CTCCGCCAGGAGCCGCGGGCGCTCCTGCGCAGGATCCCCGGGCTCAGGCTCGTCGAGCTCGGCGACAGCGACCTCTGCTGCGGCAGCGCCGGCGTCTACAATCTCCTCGAGCCCGCCCTCGCGCGCGAGCTCCTCGCGGCGAAGGTCGAGCGGATCGCCGAGACGGGCGCGCGCGTCGTCGCGACGGGCAATCCGGGCTGCCTCCTCCAGATCGCGCAGGGCTGCCGCGAGCGCGGCCTGGACGTGACGCTCGTCCATCCCGTAGAGTTGCTTGCGAGAGCCGTGGAAGCGCGAGACGCAGGACGTCGCGGGGCCGCAGCGCGAGCCGCAGCCGCAAGGCGAGGCGAGTCTGGGATCGAGTCCCCGCCGTCCGAGGCGAGCGAAATCGACTGATGCGCATCAGGGTCAGGGACCACGTGAAGCTCCAGCCGGACAGGATGGCGAAGGTCGCCCTCGCCTCGACGGAGCGCGCCCTCCTCGACCTCTACTGCGTGGCGCCCGGCCAGACCCAGAAGCCCCACACCCACGGCGACCAGGACAAGATCTACTACGTGGTGGAAGGCCGCGGGCGGTTCAGCGTGGGCGGCGAGGAGCTCGTGCTCGAGGCGGGGGACGCGACCGTGGCGCGGGCCGGCGTCGAGCACGGCCTCGTCAACGACGGCACGGCGCCGCTCCTCGTGCTCGTCGTCGTGACGCCGCCGCCGCCGCACGCCTGAGCCGATGGCCCCCGCGGTCCGCGCGTCGCTGATGGTGACCTGCCTCGGCGACATGTTCTTCCCCGAGGTGGGTGTCGCCACGGTGCGGCTCCTCCGGCGCCTCGGCGTCGCCGT containing:
- a CDS encoding cupin domain-containing protein; the encoded protein is MRIRVRDHVKLQPDRMAKVALASTERALLDLYCVAPGQTQKPHTHGDQDKIYYVVEGRGRFSVGGEELVLEAGDATVARAGVEHGLVNDGTAPLLVLVVVTPPPPHA